Proteins found in one Ptychodera flava strain L36383 chromosome 16, AS_Pfla_20210202, whole genome shotgun sequence genomic segment:
- the LOC139114067 gene encoding RYamide receptor-like — protein sequence MGDWIFGFAMCKLVSYLHSTSEIVSIFTLVAICIERYRAIMYPSLTQAKKRHRIIAIILIWVAALAICCPYPISNQLDYYPLVENRTAALCTNRWQMVGGVDGRKVYMWIVFLLMYIGPLLTLGICYLRVVARLWLYKLPGSADEKMEARSNRKAITSILFAVIMFAICWLPIHLFRMVALTHKTEFLATHPMEVNIIRACGYIWLIISDAVFNPIIYAFISKSFRSDFYRICFFCRRLIKRQDWQPTMDSRNREERRRVTESLSTDKTKLHHSQLETLVPETEQRPCNNLCHLKDKQNP from the exons ACATCCGAGATTGTCAGCATCTTCACATTGGTAGCCATATGCATAGAGCGATATCGAGCAATAATGTATCCTTCGCTAACACAGGCGAAGAAAAGGCACAGGATTATTGCTATCATCCTCATCTGGGTTGCAGCCCTTGCCATCTGCTGCCCCTACCCTATCTCAAACCAACTGGATTATTACCCCCTTGTTGAGAACAGAACCGCTGCTTTGTGTACCAATAGATGGCAAATGGTTGGTGGTGTTGACGGTAGAAAGGTATACATGTGGATCGTCTTTCTGCTGATGTACATTGGACCCCTTCTCACACTCGGAATTTGTTACTTGCGCGTTGTTGCCAGGCTGTGGTTGTACAAGTTACCCGGGTCTGCTGATGAGAAAATGGAAGCACGATCCAATCGAAAG GCAATAACCAGCATCCTGTTTGCTGTGATCATGTTCGCCATTTGTTGGCTTCCTATACACCTCTTCAGAATGGTGGCACTCACCCACAAAACAGAATTCTTGGCAACTCATCCGATGGAAGTTAACATAATAAGAGCGTGCGGATATATTTGGTTGATCATATCAGATGCCGTGTTCAATCCAATCATATATGCTTTCATCAGTAAGAGTTTCAGG AGTGACTTCTATCGCATATGCTTCTTTTGTCGACGATTAATAAAGCGACAGGACTGGCAACCAACCATGGACAGTCGAAATCGTGAGGAACGTCGTCGTGTCACCGAGAGCCTATCAACCGACAAAACTAAATTACATCACTCTCAATTGGAAACCTTGGTTCCAGAGACGGAGCAACGACCATGTAACAATCTATGTCACctgaaagacaaacaaaatcCATGA
- the LOC139114984 gene encoding uncharacterized protein translates to MLCREGCEKLPPVNFNHINVSSLLSQMNQMKYDIDSLKHGVDNMSKLYLTTSVDIRQIKEKILDLPLEKDMTVKSVTISTKSDHSEDSDMSVHSKSHLDDSVSVRDCVQPLVNTTSTNVCVNEEPDLQVNAEVPSACGHSVKTGENEIPDNDADGFTVVNYGRYRRRHRSYADAVADSQKKDDKLTNDRVGDRRSPATTTKELIRPADSGRSKFILGKRQHTGLQTAATQRKRVFVSRLRPETDTEHLVRYIRETMRIDTIDCDKLKTKYDSYASFCIAVRPDNFESLMNPDVWPEGVLIRKFYQPHKS, encoded by the coding sequence ATGCTTTGTCGCGAAGGATGTGAGAAGCTACCCCCGGTAAACTTCAACCATATCAACGTGTCGTCATTGCTGTCACAAATGAACCAGATGAAATACGACATTGATAGCCTTAAACACGGAGTTGACAAtatgtcaaaactttatttgacCACTTCTGTGGACATTCGAcaaataaaagagaaaatacTAGATCTGCCACTTGAAAAGGACATGACTGTGAAATCAGTTACAATATCAACGAAATCTGACCACAGTGAAGACTCTGACATGTCTGTACATTCGAAATCACACCTTGATGATTCGGTCAGTGTCCGTGACTGTGTTCAGCCACTTGTCAACACCACGTCCACAAATGTATGTGTTAATGAAGAACCTGATTTGCAAGTGAATGCAGAAGTACCATCTGCATGTGGTCATAGTGTAAAGACTGGTGAAAACGAAATACCAGATAATGATGCAGATGGCTTCACAGTTGTTAACTATGGGCGATACAGAAGGAGACACAGAAGCTATGCTGATGCAGTTGCCGACAGTCAGAAAAAGGACGACAAGTTAACTAATGATCGTGTTGGAGACCGCCGCTCACCTGCTACTACGACCAAGGAGCTGATACGTCCAGCTGACAGCGGTCGTAGTAAGTTTATACTTGGCAAACGCCAGCACACCGGACTACAAACAGCCGCTACACAAAGAAAACGTGTCTTTGTGAGCAGATTGAGGCCAGAAACTGATACAGAGCATCTTGTGCGATACATACGAGAAACCATGCGTATTGATACCATTGACTGTGATAAGCTTAAGACGAAATATGACTCCTACGCTTCGTTTTGTATTGCTGTGAGACCGGATAATTTTGAGTCATTGATGAACCCTGATGTTTGGCCGGAAGGTGTTCTAATTCGAAAATTCTACCAACCCCATAAATCCTAG